A segment of the Sphingobacterium oryzagri genome:
CAATACCCGCAGCTAAATATTCGACAACCACTTCGCGCACGGTGCGGCTGAGGTCGCCCGGTGTGGGGTGGGTCGTCAACGAATGTAAATCTGCAATAAAAAAGAAGCAGTTGTACTCGTCTTGCATTTTTACAAAATTGCTCAACGCCCCGTAATAGTTGCCTAAATGTAATTTTCCGGTACTTCGTATACCACTAACAACAGTTTCTTTCATGTCGCGAATTTACGTAATAATTGGTAAATACAGGCAACGGGCGGCTATTAGTTTACGAAATGTACCCTCAAATTAGTCTTGGCCATTCGCTCCATTTGTTTGCTGATTTTACCGTGTTTTATTTATAGTTTCTTCGCCTCGTTCCAGTAGCTATCCATTTCTGCTAAGGTCATTTCGTTGAGTTGTTGCCCGTTTTCGGCCGCTCGTTTTTCGATGTGTGTAAAGCGCTTTATAAATTTCTTATTCGTTCGTTCCAAAGCATTTTCCGGATTGATGCCCAGGTGTCTCGCATAGTTGATCAACGAAAACAGCAAATCACCAAATTCACCTTCCGCTTTGTCCATATCGACAGGCTGGGTATCCGCAAGATCAAATTCGTTTTTAAACTCTGCCAGTTCTTCTTCTACTTTTAGCCAGACCTGACTTTTGTCTTCCCAATCAAAACCTACACCACGCACTTTATCTTGCATGCGATAGGCTTTTACCAGTGCGGGCAAACCTTTGGGCACGCCAGATAATACCGATTTATTGCCTTCTTTAAGCTTGATCGCCTCCCAATTGTTTTTTACCTCTTCTTCGTTGTTAACCGTGATGTCACCGTAGATGTGTGGATGGCGCGAAATCAGCTTTTCACAAACCGCATTTAATACATCCACCGTATTGAACAATTTTTGCTCGTCGGCTATTTTAGCATAAAACACTAAATGCATCATCACGTCGCCCAGTTCTTTTTGTATTTCTGGATAATCTTTTTCCAATATCGCGTCGGTGAGTTCGTACATTTCCTCGATAGTCAAATGACGTAATGAATCCATTGTTTGTTTGCGATCCCAGGGACAAGCGATGCGCAGCGTATCGAGAATAGTCAGCAATCTTTCAAAAGCTGTTCCGGGAGTATATTGTGCAGGCGGGGCGATATGTGCCATATGTTGTGATTTGGTAAGGATATATTTATGGCCAAACTTAACCAATTTTACGTAGTTGTCCAATTACCACGTTTATCATTTTGACCGCA
Coding sequences within it:
- the mazG gene encoding nucleoside triphosphate pyrophosphohydrolase — translated: MAHIAPPAQYTPGTAFERLLTILDTLRIACPWDRKQTMDSLRHLTIEEMYELTDAILEKDYPEIQKELGDVMMHLVFYAKIADEQKLFNTVDVLNAVCEKLISRHPHIYGDITVNNEEEVKNNWEAIKLKEGNKSVLSGVPKGLPALVKAYRMQDKVRGVGFDWEDKSQVWLKVEEELAEFKNEFDLADTQPVDMDKAEGEFGDLLFSLINYARHLGINPENALERTNKKFIKRFTHIEKRAAENGQQLNEMTLAEMDSYWNEAKKL